The genomic region CTCTGAGCCGTCCAATAACCCCCAGAGCTGGAGTGAGTGGGATGATCCCCAAGGGTGGATGCATCTTTCACATGCTGGCATGGGGTAGACCAGGCAGCTAACATGCTGTATATCGATCAACTAATCAACACTGGCTTTTCCTACGGGTCCCCCAACTTCAATTCGACGTTCAACGCAGCGCCCTACGTTTACACCTTCTTGCAGAAATGCGTCCAAGATTTCCCGCAGTACAAGCCCCGCGAGCTGAGTGTCTTTGGGGAGTCCTACGGCGGCCACTGGATCTATTACGCAGAGTACATTGCCGAGCAGAATGATTTGATCAAAGCTGGCAAACTCAACGCCACGCCCTTGAACCTCGCCTATGTCGGGTTGAACAATGCCTGGTACAACCCCATCTTGCAGATGAAGGCGCACGTCGACTACAGCTATACCAACGGCTGATGGGACATCATCAACGAAACTGAACACACGTACTTCCTTGGTCAGTACGAGAAGTATTGCGTGACTTCTGAAGAAAAGTGCATGACACAGTACGGCAACGATCAGGCATGCATAACCGCAGGCGACGATTGTTACAACTACGTTGAAGCCCCGTTGATCGCGCAGAAGACGTACGAATTGTACGATGTCAGAGAGCCAGTCGCCACTAATCCTCCGGAGACATACGTGCAATATCTCTCTCGTGCAGATATTCAGAAACAAATCGGAGCCAAGGTCAACTACACCGAGTGTGCGGCGGGCGACCGAAGTCCTGGCTATCGCTTACAGCTCACGGGAGATAGTACGTCAATCTACCTGATGCACATTCAAAGCTAACAGCGACTCAGACGCGAGAACAATGCTCCCATATCTCGAAAATTTCGTGAACCGTGGCATCCCCACCTTGATATGGGCTGGAGATACCGACTGGATCTGCAACTGGATGGGAAGTTTATATGTAGTCGATGCGGTCAACTTTCCCGGTGATTCTCAATTCCGTAACGCGACCCTCGCGCCTTACGATATCGCGGGCAAGAAAGTTGGACTTACAAGAAGCAAGGCACCTTGTCGTTTATGAGGGTGTTTGAAGCAGCCCATGAGATCGCCGTGTATCAGCTGGAGACTGCGCTGCATGTTTTCAGCCAGTTCTTGAAGACGGGGACAATTAGTGGCTGAGCGTGAGACTATCGTGCTCAAGATCACCGAGAGAGAAGATTGTGCTGGGGAGAATTGCACTAAAGATCGTGAGGCCAGTCGGGAGGGTCGGTCTCGAGAGCTTTCGTAAGACTCACAACTCTTGTCCCAACGCACGACCATGATATGAGAGGGTGTGCAAGTTGTCATGCCATTGAAGTCTCAGACAAGCATCACGCGCTTGAAGAAGGGTTCTGCACTGCATACGCCGAGCCTTACAACCACAGTGCCAACCGCTGCTACTTTTCTGCGCACCAACACTTGGCTTT from Fulvia fulva chromosome 2, complete sequence harbors:
- a CDS encoding Carboxypeptidase; protein product: MLYIDQLINTGFSYGSPNFNSTFNAAPYVYTFLQKCVQDFPQYKPRELSVFGESYGGHWIYYAEYIAEQNDLIKAGKLNATPLNLAYVGLNNAWYNPILQMKAHVDYSYTNG
- a CDS encoding Carboxypeptidase S1, producing the protein MTQYGNDQACITAGDDCYNYVEAPLIAQKTYELYDVREPVATNPPETYVQYLSRADIQKQIGAKVNYTECAAGDRSPGYRLQLTGDNARTMLPYLENFVNRGIPTLIWAGDTDWICNWMGSLYVVDAVNFPGDSQFRNATLAPYDIAGKKVGLTRSKAPCRL